The Salvelinus fontinalis isolate EN_2023a chromosome 31, ASM2944872v1, whole genome shotgun sequence genome has a window encoding:
- the LOC129829663 gene encoding tachykinin-3-like isoform X2: MRSGLLLVALFVAMKLHASQSSCEEPAAGAHRSTDSEEGPGLGNLQRTILKRYNGLDYDSFVGLMGRRSADINGLPPSPHKREMDDVFVGLMGRRNSELGNMHPLRKEVYPETRKGGLFFNRCRLRFRRGL; this comes from the exons ATGAGAAGCGGCTTGTTGCTGGTGGCTCTGTTCGTCGCCATGAAACTCCACGCAAGCCAGTCCAGCTGCGAGGAACCTGCGGCTGGGGCACACAGATCAACCGACTCAGAG GAGGGTCCCGGTTTGGGAAATCTCCAGCGGACCATTCTGAAGAGATATAACGGTCTGGATTATGACAGCTTCGTCGGGCTGATGGGGAGAAGAAGCGCTG ATATAAATGGTCTACCACCATCTCCCCATAAAA GGGAGATGGACGACGTCTTTGTTGGGCTTATGGGCAGAAGAAACTCGGAACTTG GTAACATGCATCCTTTGAGGAAGGAGGTGTACCCGGAAACAAGAAAAGGAGGTCTATTCTTTAACAGGTGCAGActgag GTTTCGTCGTGGGTTATAG
- the LOC129829663 gene encoding tachykinin-3-like isoform X1 — protein sequence MRSGLLLVALFVAMKLHASQSSCEEPAAGAHRSTDSEEGPGLGNLQRTILKRYNGLDYDSFVGLMGRRSADINGLPPSPHKREMDDVFVGLMGRRNSELGFGTGIDIGHTADIGNMHPLRKEVYPETRKGGLFFNRCRLRFRRGL from the exons ATGAGAAGCGGCTTGTTGCTGGTGGCTCTGTTCGTCGCCATGAAACTCCACGCAAGCCAGTCCAGCTGCGAGGAACCTGCGGCTGGGGCACACAGATCAACCGACTCAGAG GAGGGTCCCGGTTTGGGAAATCTCCAGCGGACCATTCTGAAGAGATATAACGGTCTGGATTATGACAGCTTCGTCGGGCTGATGGGGAGAAGAAGCGCTG ATATAAATGGTCTACCACCATCTCCCCATAAAA GGGAGATGGACGACGTCTTTGTTGGGCTTATGGGCAGAAGAAACTCGGAACTTG GTTTCGGCACTGGTATTGATATTGGTCACACTGCTGACATTG GTAACATGCATCCTTTGAGGAAGGAGGTGTACCCGGAAACAAGAAAAGGAGGTCTATTCTTTAACAGGTGCAGActgag GTTTCGTCGTGGGTTATAG